In Capillibacterium thermochitinicola, a genomic segment contains:
- a CDS encoding quinate 5-dehydrogenase has translation MKHIVSVSLGSSTRDHRVQMELLGEEYVIERIGMDGDMKKLHETIQRLDGKVDAIGLGGITGLFPVGDKTYVLRSARPLLKATRHTPLVDGTGWKRVLERQVILDLDREGVVPVRGKKVLLTVAFDRYSMAQAFAELDCELSCGDLVFSFGLPVLIRGFHNLHRVVRTLAPVVCLMPFAWLYPTGKREEQVEDPRKFARFYQEADIIAGDYLYIQRFMPDDLGGKIIITNTVTQQNVADLKARGVKTLVTTTPNLGGRSFGSNLIQAVTVAYLGKNPETITDEEYVQVTRELGFKPRIEHLN, from the coding sequence ATGAAACATATCGTTAGTGTTAGTCTTGGCTCTTCCACCCGTGACCATCGCGTGCAGATGGAACTGTTGGGAGAGGAATATGTGATCGAACGGATCGGGATGGACGGTGATATGAAAAAGTTGCACGAGACCATCCAGCGCTTGGATGGCAAGGTTGATGCCATTGGGCTTGGTGGCATCACCGGTCTGTTTCCGGTGGGGGACAAGACCTATGTGCTCCGGAGTGCCCGTCCGTTGTTGAAGGCGACCCGCCACACCCCGCTGGTCGATGGGACCGGGTGGAAAAGAGTTTTGGAACGGCAGGTTATTCTTGATCTGGACCGGGAAGGGGTTGTCCCGGTGCGGGGGAAAAAAGTTTTGTTGACGGTGGCATTTGACCGTTATAGTATGGCTCAGGCCTTTGCGGAACTGGACTGCGAATTAAGCTGCGGAGACCTGGTCTTTTCTTTTGGCTTGCCCGTTTTAATCCGTGGTTTCCATAATCTGCACCGGGTGGTCCGGACTTTGGCGCCCGTTGTCTGTCTGATGCCCTTTGCGTGGCTTTATCCCACCGGGAAGCGGGAAGAACAGGTGGAAGACCCGCGCAAGTTTGCCCGTTTTTATCAAGAAGCCGACATTATCGCCGGTGATTACCTTTACATCCAACGCTTTATGCCGGATGACCTGGGCGGTAAAATCATCATTACCAACACAGTAACCCAACAGAACGTGGCTGATTTAAAGGCCCGGGGGGTAAAAACACTGGTGACCACCACCCCCAACCTGGGGGGACGTTCTTTCGGGAGTAATTTGATTCAGGCGGTGACCGTGGCCTACTTGGGGAAAAACCCGGAAACCATCACCGATGAGGAGTATGTGCAGGTGACCCGGGAATTGGGCTTTAAGCCCCGGATTGAACATTTAAACTAA
- a CDS encoding C40 family peptidase: protein MVANKYEQIARQFLGIPYRHGGRDREGLDCVGLVHLFYRELGIKVPDTDGRPYSTDWYKKDPERLLRGLLQVGRPVDLKTEPLQPLDLVYFRMGGAITHAGVMIDQHSFLHVLTRKTVQISSLNPAWKRRLQGARRLI from the coding sequence ATGGTCGCAAACAAGTACGAACAGATCGCCCGGCAGTTCCTGGGGATCCCTTACCGCCACGGTGGTCGTGACCGGGAAGGACTGGACTGTGTGGGCCTCGTCCACCTCTTCTACCGGGAACTTGGAATTAAGGTCCCGGATACGGATGGACGGCCATATTCGACCGATTGGTATAAAAAAGATCCGGAACGGCTCCTTCGTGGCCTGTTACAAGTGGGAAGACCGGTTGATTTGAAGACAGAACCATTACAACCGCTGGATTTGGTCTATTTCCGTATGGGAGGCGCCATTACCCACGCCGGGGTTATGATCGACCAACATTCCTTCCTCCATGTCCTCACCAGAAAGACCGTGCAAATTTCCTCCCTTAATCCCGCCTGGAAAAGACGGCTTCAAGGGGCACGGCGCCTTATCTAA
- the pyrH gene encoding UMP kinase, which yields MEKPKYRRIMLKLSGEALAGEKGFGLDHEVIMSIARQIQEVVNLGVEVSVVVGGGNFWRGATASAQGIDRATADYMGMLATVMNALALQDAFEKIGLDTRVLTAIEMREVAETYIRRRAIRHLEKGRVVIFGAGTGNPFFSTDTAAALRAIEVEAEIVLKATKVDGVYEQDPVLNPDAKKFDDLNFIEILNKRLRVMDSTATSLCMDNKIPIIVFNLNEEGNIKRIVMGEKIGTFVKGDD from the coding sequence ATGGAAAAACCTAAATACCGACGGATTATGCTTAAACTCAGCGGCGAAGCTTTGGCCGGGGAGAAAGGGTTTGGTCTTGACCATGAAGTGATCATGAGTATTGCCCGCCAGATCCAGGAGGTCGTCAATTTAGGGGTCGAAGTTTCGGTGGTGGTCGGCGGCGGGAACTTTTGGCGGGGTGCGACCGCGAGTGCGCAAGGAATTGACCGGGCAACGGCTGACTATATGGGGATGCTGGCCACGGTCATGAACGCTTTAGCCCTCCAGGATGCCTTCGAAAAAATCGGACTGGACACGCGGGTATTAACCGCGATCGAGATGCGGGAAGTAGCCGAGACTTATATCCGGCGCCGGGCCATCCGCCACCTGGAAAAAGGACGGGTGGTGATCTTTGGGGCCGGAACGGGTAATCCCTTCTTTTCGACGGATACGGCCGCGGCTCTACGGGCGATTGAGGTTGAAGCCGAGATTGTCTTAAAGGCCACCAAAGTTGATGGGGTCTATGAACAGGATCCCGTCCTCAATCCCGATGCGAAGAAATTTGATGATCTTAATTTTATTGAGATCTTGAATAAACGTTTGCGGGTAATGGATTCTACTGCGACCTCCTTGTGCATGGACAACAAAATTCCGATTATCGTCTTTAACCTTAACGAGGAAGGAAATATTAAAAGAATCGTAATGGGCGAGAAAATTGGAACTTTTGTGAAGGGAGATGATTGA
- the frr gene encoding ribosome recycling factor encodes MQKVIEVAKRDFATIRTGRANPAILDRVTVDYYGSQMPLNQVANISAPEPRMIVVQPWDKSILGEVERAILKADLGFNPTNDGNVIRLVVPQLTEERRRELVKLLKKDAEEKRVAIRNIRRDANECIKKLEKNGDITEDESKKGLDDIQKLTDKYIAEIDTLTANKEKEIMEV; translated from the coding sequence ATGCAAAAAGTGATCGAAGTGGCAAAACGTGATTTTGCCACGATCCGGACCGGCCGGGCCAATCCGGCGATTTTGGACCGGGTGACCGTGGATTATTACGGTTCCCAGATGCCCCTGAACCAAGTGGCCAATATTTCGGCACCGGAACCAAGGATGATTGTGGTCCAGCCATGGGACAAGTCCATCCTGGGCGAGGTGGAACGGGCAATTTTAAAAGCGGACTTGGGCTTTAATCCAACCAATGATGGGAACGTCATCCGTCTGGTTGTTCCCCAGTTGACCGAGGAACGCCGCCGTGAGCTCGTTAAACTTTTGAAGAAAGATGCGGAGGAGAAAAGGGTCGCGATCCGCAATATCCGCCGCGATGCCAATGAGTGCATCAAAAAGCTGGAGAAAAACGGCGACATCACCGAGGACGAGAGTAAAAAAGGGTTAGATGATATCCAGAAATTGACGGATAAATACATAGCTGAGATCGATACTTTAACCGCCAATAAAGAGAAGGAAATTATGGAGGTCTAA
- a CDS encoding FecCD family ABC transporter permease, whose protein sequence is MKTKTKYRLLLAGLMIGVGLTGLVALGLGPVQLSFPLDSFQAKILFDLRLPRILLALMVGAALAVAGVLFQGLFRNPLADPYILGTSSGAALGATIAVLSGVNFRFFGLSARPLFAFGGALLATALVYILGRSGRRPALTIMLLAGIAVGAFFSAMTSLLLFFRQEELGKIMFWMMGGFSYARWAEVGIILPYLGGAFLYSWSLARQLNLLLLGEEKAHQLGLAVGEFQRRLVITASVLVAAAVSVSGAIGFIGMVAPHIVRLLIGPDHRSLLPASALAGGLLLLVADTLARTLLSPVELPVGVLTSFIGGPFFLYLLHKGRSAWY, encoded by the coding sequence ATGAAGACGAAAACCAAATACCGGCTGCTGCTGGCCGGGTTGATGATAGGGGTTGGCCTAACCGGGCTGGTTGCTTTGGGTTTAGGCCCCGTGCAACTGAGTTTTCCCCTCGATTCGTTTCAGGCCAAGATCCTTTTTGATCTGCGATTACCCCGGATCCTGCTGGCCCTAATGGTGGGGGCGGCCTTGGCCGTAGCCGGTGTTCTTTTTCAGGGTTTGTTCCGAAATCCGCTCGCCGACCCGTACATCTTGGGGACCTCTTCCGGGGCGGCGCTGGGCGCCACCATTGCCGTTCTTTCCGGGGTTAACTTCCGCTTCTTCGGTCTGAGTGCCCGCCCGCTCTTTGCCTTCGGCGGGGCATTACTGGCGACGGCCCTTGTGTATATCTTGGGCCGGAGCGGGCGACGCCCCGCGTTGACGATTATGCTTTTGGCCGGGATTGCGGTGGGCGCTTTTTTTTCGGCCATGACCTCGTTGTTATTATTCTTTCGCCAGGAAGAGCTGGGCAAGATTATGTTTTGGATGATGGGCGGGTTTTCCTATGCCCGGTGGGCCGAGGTGGGCATCATCCTTCCTTATCTCGGCGGAGCCTTTTTGTACAGTTGGAGTTTGGCCCGCCAGCTTAACCTGCTTCTCTTGGGCGAGGAGAAAGCTCACCAGCTCGGGTTGGCGGTCGGGGAGTTTCAGCGCCGGCTTGTTATCACAGCCTCTGTTTTAGTGGCGGCGGCGGTCAGTGTCAGCGGGGCGATCGGTTTTATCGGGATGGTGGCTCCCCATATTGTGCGCCTCCTGATTGGGCCCGACCACCGGTCCTTGCTTCCGGCCTCGGCGTTGGCCGGTGGTTTGTTGCTGCTTGTCGCCGATACGCTGGCCCGGACTTTACTCTCCCCGGTTGAACTGCCGGTTGGCGTTTTAACCTCTTTTATTGGCGGACCATTCTTTCTATATCTCTTACATAAGGGTCGATCTGCTTGGTACTAA
- a CDS encoding type I glutamate--ammonia ligase translates to MRSLAAQLLYYITPDQCKPEILKKILHQRPEIKFVSMVGVDLGGNDTDAKIPTAVFLKDADKFFRGEIHTDGSSVVLPGIATLNDGKVDFEADTSVKWFVDYNYEHLDPQTRLPVGTLRIPSFLIHGTKRIDSRSVLRRVEERVNRELIDLIRRHPASLLEMGIMPDQIEEILLTSATELEFWVKTPNEKADIEQLTVSQVLQEQYWKRTKGVVRTALEYSLLLLEAYGLEPEMGHKEVGGVTAQIGQDGGLTHVMEQLEVTWRYSSALQAADNQLLARIVIKEAFRRHGLEVTFMAKPMERVAGSGGHAHVGLSAKLKDGSVRNLFTPADLSKDFLSPIGWGALMGILKNYEAIGAFITASNDAFNRLQPGFEAPVCIVASVGHDVTLPSRNRTVLVGLIREQNNPAATRFEVRSPNPHSNNYLALAALYQGMLDGITYALTSGRTSAELEREFSKNPGEPAVYLETDRAYRSEEDVFEAYTKEERDRRFGVPPATVWETLANLERYPEKTAVLTAGDVFTKQIIKSYSLAMLNQWMTELCDRILPENAEVIRSLSRDEQAVHNALDEERWQRVHDLRCRLLKDRPDYTSLFTQLRRAIAEKNYSLASRLQLEIDAEMKKVKQLYNEYKKNLL, encoded by the coding sequence GTGAGAAGTTTGGCTGCGCAGCTACTTTACTATATCACCCCCGACCAGTGTAAGCCGGAAATCTTGAAAAAAATTTTGCACCAACGGCCGGAGATTAAATTTGTTTCGATGGTGGGGGTGGATCTTGGCGGGAACGATACCGATGCCAAGATTCCAACGGCCGTTTTTCTGAAAGATGCGGATAAGTTTTTCCGGGGTGAGATCCATACCGACGGTTCCAGTGTGGTCTTGCCGGGAATTGCCACTTTAAACGACGGGAAAGTCGATTTTGAGGCCGATACCTCGGTTAAATGGTTTGTCGATTACAACTACGAGCATCTTGACCCCCAAACCCGTTTACCGGTCGGGACTTTACGGATTCCTTCTTTTCTCATCCACGGGACCAAACGGATCGATTCCCGGTCGGTTCTGCGGCGGGTGGAGGAACGGGTGAACCGGGAACTGATCGATTTAATCCGCCGGCACCCCGCCTCCCTTTTGGAGATGGGGATTATGCCTGACCAAATCGAAGAGATCCTATTAACCTCCGCTACCGAGCTGGAGTTTTGGGTTAAAACCCCCAATGAAAAGGCGGATATTGAGCAACTGACGGTTTCCCAGGTTTTGCAGGAACAGTATTGGAAGCGGACCAAGGGTGTGGTCCGGACCGCTCTGGAATACTCCCTCCTTTTGTTGGAGGCCTACGGCTTGGAACCGGAGATGGGCCACAAGGAAGTCGGCGGGGTTACCGCGCAGATTGGGCAAGACGGGGGATTAACCCATGTGATGGAACAACTGGAAGTAACCTGGCGTTATAGCAGTGCCCTCCAAGCGGCCGACAATCAGTTGTTGGCGCGGATCGTCATCAAAGAGGCTTTCCGCCGCCACGGGCTGGAAGTGACGTTTATGGCCAAACCCATGGAACGGGTCGCCGGGAGCGGCGGTCACGCCCATGTGGGCTTGTCGGCAAAACTTAAGGACGGTTCGGTCCGGAATTTATTTACCCCGGCCGATTTGAGCAAGGACTTTTTGAGCCCAATCGGGTGGGGTGCTTTAATGGGCATTCTGAAAAATTACGAGGCCATTGGAGCCTTCATTACCGCGTCCAATGATGCCTTCAACCGCCTGCAACCCGGTTTTGAAGCACCGGTCTGTATAGTCGCCTCGGTGGGCCATGATGTTACGCTTCCTTCACGGAACCGTACCGTGTTGGTCGGTTTGATCCGGGAACAAAACAACCCGGCGGCGACCCGTTTTGAGGTCCGGTCGCCCAACCCCCACTCCAATAATTATCTGGCGTTGGCTGCTCTTTACCAAGGGATGTTGGACGGAATTACGTATGCCCTGACCAGCGGGCGGACCAGTGCCGAACTGGAGCGGGAATTCTCCAAAAACCCGGGGGAACCGGCGGTCTACTTGGAAACCGACCGTGCCTACCGGAGCGAGGAGGATGTTTTTGAAGCCTACACCAAAGAGGAGCGGGACCGCCGCTTTGGTGTTCCGCCGGCCACCGTCTGGGAGACACTGGCCAATCTGGAACGCTATCCCGAGAAAACCGCGGTTTTAACCGCAGGCGATGTGTTTACCAAACAGATCATCAAGTCTTATTCGTTGGCAATGCTCAACCAATGGATGACCGAACTCTGTGACCGCATTCTTCCGGAAAATGCGGAGGTGATCCGGAGTCTGTCCCGGGACGAACAGGCGGTCCATAATGCCCTGGACGAGGAACGCTGGCAGCGGGTGCATGACCTGCGCTGCCGGTTGCTGAAAGACCGGCCTGATTACACCTCTTTGTTTACCCAATTACGGCGGGCTATTGCGGAGAAGAATTATTCGTTGGCCTCCCGTTTACAGCTGGAGATTGACGCCGAGATGAAAAAGGTCAAACAGCTTTACAATGAATATAAAAAGAATCTTTTATAA
- the tsf gene encoding translation elongation factor Ts, with amino-acid sequence MMEITATMVKELRERTGAGVMDCKRALNECNGDLEKAVAYLREKGLASAAKKAGRIAADGLVGAYVNADRTNGALVEVNCETDFVAKTDDFHGFVQELAEHIVKHAPKSVSAEDEGAQAPYLLDQPFKGQQTVGEYVAELVAKTGEKVTVRRFAHYQTDANGFVQEYIHMNGKIGVLIELAVSDSSLRSKEELAILAKDLAMQVAAAKPQFVRRADVPESLIEAEKKIYIAQAMNEGKPAHIAEKITLGRLNKMYQEICLEEQAFVKDNTQTIATLVAETGKKLGGEIKIVRFARYEKGEGIEKKSDDFAAEVMSQIKA; translated from the coding sequence ATGATGGAAATCACCGCTACTATGGTGAAAGAGCTCCGGGAGAGGACCGGGGCAGGGGTCATGGATTGTAAACGGGCACTGAATGAGTGCAATGGTGATCTGGAAAAAGCGGTTGCGTATTTACGGGAAAAAGGGTTGGCTTCGGCGGCGAAGAAAGCGGGGCGGATTGCGGCCGATGGTTTGGTTGGTGCGTATGTCAATGCGGACCGGACCAACGGTGCCCTGGTGGAAGTTAACTGCGAAACCGACTTTGTGGCGAAAACCGATGATTTTCATGGTTTTGTCCAGGAACTGGCCGAACATATCGTGAAGCATGCACCAAAATCGGTTTCTGCTGAGGACGAAGGAGCACAAGCCCCCTACTTACTGGATCAACCCTTTAAGGGACAGCAAACCGTGGGTGAATATGTCGCTGAGCTTGTGGCGAAGACAGGGGAAAAGGTGACCGTCCGGCGTTTTGCCCATTACCAAACGGATGCCAACGGTTTTGTGCAGGAGTATATCCATATGAACGGTAAGATTGGGGTCCTGATCGAACTTGCCGTTAGCGATTCCAGCCTGCGAAGTAAAGAGGAACTGGCGATTTTAGCCAAGGATCTGGCGATGCAGGTCGCCGCGGCCAAACCCCAGTTTGTTCGCCGCGCCGACGTGCCGGAGTCGTTGATTGAAGCGGAGAAAAAGATCTATATTGCCCAGGCGATGAACGAAGGTAAGCCCGCGCACATTGCCGAAAAGATTACTCTCGGCCGTTTGAACAAAATGTATCAAGAGATCTGCTTGGAAGAGCAAGCTTTTGTCAAAGATAATACACAGACGATTGCGACCTTGGTAGCCGAGACCGGGAAAAAACTTGGCGGCGAGATCAAAATTGTCCGCTTTGCCCGATATGAAAAGGGTGAAGGGATCGAAAAGAAGTCCGATGATTTTGCGGCTGAGGTTATGTCCCAGATCAAAGCTTAG
- the rpsB gene encoding 30S ribosomal protein S2, producing the protein MAVITMKQLLEAGVHFGHQTRRWNPKMAPYIFTERNGIYIIDLQKTVKMVEEAYHFIRETAANGGTVLFVGTKKQAQDAIREEATRCGMFYVSQRWLGGMLTNFATIRSRVERLKKIERMAEDGSFTVLPKKEVLQLEKERERLEKFLSGVKEMNRLPDALFVVDPRKERIAVAEARKLNIPIVAIVDTNCDPDEVDYVIPGNDDAIRAVRLLSATIADAVIEGRQGEQFSEAQPAGDETDAAAEEEMPVEFDDEDALTEEEMVSAEN; encoded by the coding sequence GTGGCAGTGATCACCATGAAACAGCTTTTGGAAGCAGGTGTTCATTTCGGTCACCAGACAAGACGTTGGAATCCCAAGATGGCGCCCTACATTTTTACGGAACGGAATGGGATTTATATTATCGACCTCCAGAAGACCGTAAAAATGGTGGAAGAGGCCTATCATTTTATCCGTGAGACTGCTGCGAACGGCGGCACCGTCTTGTTCGTCGGGACGAAAAAACAAGCGCAGGATGCCATCCGTGAGGAGGCGACCCGTTGTGGCATGTTTTACGTGTCCCAACGGTGGCTGGGTGGCATGCTGACCAACTTTGCCACGATTCGTTCGCGGGTCGAGCGGTTGAAAAAGATTGAGCGGATGGCCGAGGATGGTTCCTTCACCGTGCTTCCGAAGAAGGAAGTACTCCAGTTGGAAAAAGAGCGGGAAAGACTGGAGAAGTTCCTGAGCGGAGTTAAAGAGATGAACCGGTTGCCGGATGCCCTCTTTGTAGTTGACCCGCGGAAAGAACGGATCGCCGTGGCGGAGGCACGGAAGTTGAATATTCCGATTGTGGCGATTGTCGACACCAACTGTGATCCGGATGAGGTTGATTATGTGATCCCCGGTAATGACGACGCCATTCGGGCCGTGCGGCTCCTTTCGGCGACCATTGCCGACGCGGTGATCGAAGGCCGTCAGGGCGAACAGTTCTCTGAAGCGCAACCCGCCGGTGACGAAACCGATGCGGCCGCTGAAGAGGAAATGCCAGTCGAATTTGATGACGAAGACGCCCTGACTGAAGAGGAAATGGTCTCGGCGGAAAATTAA
- a CDS encoding ABC transporter substrate-binding protein, whose translation MTRPKTMIRTGMVIGLCLLMALSIGAGEFPLHLTDQFGREITLDRLPARIVSGSPGNTEILFALGLADRIVGVTDWCDYPLAAQNKPKIGNITPLNVERVLALRPDLVLACNLNGKEPVENLTALGVPTFALNPVSFADLCAAIRLVGRLTATEDAAEQLAQELETALDNLRPEERRSGPKPKVFIAIGQDMTDLWTAGTGTFLDEAVTALGWENIAGGLGFSWGQIGLEYILAQNPAVILTELTPDVFARDPFFRELAAVKHNQVFQVNIDIFSRPGPRLIGALQDLARLGEQVQE comes from the coding sequence ATGACACGTCCAAAAACGATGATACGAACGGGAATGGTCATTGGCTTGTGTTTGCTTATGGCTTTAAGCATAGGGGCAGGGGAGTTTCCTCTCCATCTTACCGACCAGTTTGGACGGGAGATCACCCTGGACCGGCTCCCCGCGCGGATTGTCTCCGGTTCGCCGGGCAATACGGAGATCCTTTTTGCTTTGGGCCTTGCGGACCGGATCGTGGGGGTTACCGACTGGTGTGATTATCCCTTGGCCGCGCAGAATAAACCGAAGATTGGCAATATCACACCTTTGAACGTGGAAAGAGTCCTGGCGCTCCGTCCGGACCTGGTTTTGGCCTGCAATTTGAATGGGAAAGAACCGGTGGAAAACCTTACGGCGTTGGGGGTGCCGACTTTTGCGCTTAACCCGGTTTCCTTTGCGGACTTATGCGCGGCGATCCGCTTGGTTGGCCGCTTGACGGCTACGGAGGACGCGGCGGAGCAATTGGCGCAGGAGCTTGAGACCGCCCTTGATAATTTGCGGCCGGAAGAGCGACGCTCCGGACCAAAACCCAAGGTTTTCATCGCGATTGGTCAGGATATGACGGATCTATGGACCGCCGGCACCGGAACGTTTTTGGATGAAGCCGTCACCGCTCTGGGTTGGGAGAATATAGCCGGAGGGTTAGGCTTTAGCTGGGGGCAGATCGGTTTGGAGTATATATTGGCGCAAAACCCGGCGGTGATCCTGACCGAATTGACACCGGATGTTTTTGCCCGGGATCCGTTCTTCCGGGAGCTGGCAGCGGTAAAGCACAACCAGGTTTTCCAGGTTAATATCGATATCTTTTCCCGGCCAGGGCCGAGGCTTATTGGAGCTTTGCAAGATCTGGCACGCCTAGGGGAACAGGTTCAGGAATGA
- a CDS encoding isoprenyl transferase, whose translation MQPGDPGLPTHVAIIMDGNGRWARKRNLPRTAGHEAGLQVAREITQECVRLGIKYLTLYAFSTENWKRPKQEVSFLMNLFYQSLQQVATELHNEDVRIRFIGNKDQLPAKLTALITEVEARTAQNKKLTLNLAINYGGRSEIIRAVRELVKKAQKEGLAPETITEEQFARFLFTTDQPDPDLLIRTSGEQRISNFMLWQTAYTELYFTSTLWPDFSPAEFRAALAAYKTRSRRFGGIKEGRTK comes from the coding sequence ATCCAACCGGGGGATCCCGGGCTGCCGACCCACGTGGCCATTATTATGGATGGCAACGGGCGTTGGGCCCGGAAACGGAACTTACCCCGTACCGCCGGCCACGAAGCCGGTTTGCAAGTCGCCCGCGAGATTACGCAGGAATGTGTACGGTTGGGGATCAAATATTTGACTTTGTACGCCTTCTCGACGGAAAATTGGAAACGCCCGAAGCAGGAAGTATCTTTTTTGATGAACCTCTTTTACCAAAGTTTGCAGCAGGTTGCCACCGAATTGCACAATGAAGATGTGCGGATCCGGTTTATTGGCAATAAGGACCAACTGCCGGCGAAATTGACGGCCTTGATTACAGAAGTGGAAGCGCGAACCGCGCAGAATAAAAAATTAACCTTAAATCTGGCCATCAATTACGGCGGCCGATCGGAAATTATCCGGGCGGTGCGGGAATTAGTCAAAAAGGCCCAAAAGGAAGGGTTAGCACCGGAAACGATTACGGAAGAACAGTTTGCCCGTTTCCTTTTTACAACAGACCAACCCGATCCGGATCTCTTGATTCGGACCAGCGGGGAACAGCGGATCAGTAACTTTATGCTTTGGCAGACCGCTTATACCGAGTTATACTTTACTTCAACCCTCTGGCCCGATTTCAGTCCGGCTGAGTTCCGTGCGGCACTGGCGGCATACAAAACGAGATCCCGTCGGTTTGGGGGGATTAAGGAAGGGAGAACAAAGTGA
- a CDS encoding ABC transporter ATP-binding protein produces MAGPILTVEGLSFSFGKRPILTDLNFAVPKGGFTGIVGPNGSGKTTLLKCLNKTLTPTRGRITFMGQDLAGIKLRALARWMGVVPQQWETPFAFTVREVVMMGRFPYTRRWTGERQEDRVVVREAMRATNTWELADRLVTELSGGERQRVLIAQALAQTPRLLLLDEPTSYLDVNQTLEICTLLTDLIRSKGLTVLAVFHDLNLAARYCQQLIMLKEGRIYAEGAPEEVLSSPNVTAVFGVETMVGAEPFNGRPHLFFSLNQRQEEPSGPN; encoded by the coding sequence GTGGCGGGACCAATCCTTACGGTGGAGGGCCTTTCCTTTTCCTTCGGGAAGCGGCCAATTTTGACCGATCTTAATTTCGCGGTGCCCAAAGGAGGGTTTACCGGAATCGTCGGACCGAACGGTTCCGGGAAAACCACTTTACTGAAGTGTCTGAATAAAACTTTGACCCCGACGCGCGGGCGGATTACCTTTATGGGTCAGGATTTGGCCGGGATTAAGCTGCGTGCCCTAGCCCGGTGGATGGGGGTGGTTCCCCAACAGTGGGAGACGCCTTTTGCCTTTACCGTCCGGGAAGTGGTGATGATGGGGCGTTTCCCCTATACCCGGCGATGGACCGGCGAACGTCAAGAAGACCGGGTGGTTGTCCGGGAAGCAATGCGGGCTACGAACACCTGGGAGCTGGCGGATCGTTTGGTTACGGAACTCAGCGGGGGTGAGCGCCAGCGGGTCCTGATTGCCCAGGCTTTGGCGCAAACCCCCCGCCTTCTCCTTTTGGATGAGCCCACCTCTTACCTGGATGTCAATCAGACGCTGGAGATCTGCACGTTGCTTACGGACTTGATCCGGTCCAAAGGCCTGACCGTGCTGGCGGTCTTTCACGATCTCAACTTGGCGGCCCGTTATTGCCAGCAATTAATCATGCTTAAAGAAGGACGGATTTACGCCGAAGGGGCGCCGGAGGAGGTCCTTTCCAGCCCGAACGTGACGGCGGTCTTTGGGGTGGAAACGATGGTGGGCGCGGAACCTTTTAACGGCCGGCCGCATCTCTTCTTTTCCTTAAACCAGAGGCAAGAGGAGCCTTCCGGTCCCAATTAA
- a CDS encoding phosphatidate cytidylyltransferase — translation MGAILFLFLVIKGGILLTVAVGVLSVLAAVEVGKIFKKTGVDVRFSLVLFFNLALLAGKAFWGQPAASGSSFSSGDWLALVAFTLLFTSFLLLMGKGITQANLISLVSHLFILFYTGFLFVYPLLIRQLTTPYGWQLLLFAFAVIWGTDTGAYFIGSAMGKTPLAPRLSPKKTVEGAVGGLVVGTLTGVILGLFFQLPLFWLVGTGILASFVGQIGDLFASFLKRIAGVKDSGRFLPGHGGVIDRFDSALFSLPVVYYLALFLLR, via the coding sequence ATGGGGGCTATTCTTTTTCTTTTTCTCGTGATCAAAGGCGGGATATTACTGACGGTGGCCGTTGGGGTCCTTTCTGTCCTGGCGGCGGTGGAAGTCGGGAAAATCTTTAAAAAGACCGGAGTTGATGTCCGATTTTCGCTGGTGCTCTTTTTTAACCTGGCTCTGCTCGCCGGGAAAGCATTCTGGGGACAGCCGGCGGCGAGCGGCAGTTCTTTCAGCAGTGGTGACTGGCTGGCTTTGGTGGCCTTTACTTTACTTTTCACCTCCTTCCTCTTGTTAATGGGCAAAGGAATTACCCAGGCAAACTTGATTTCGCTCGTCAGCCATCTTTTTATCCTGTTTTACACCGGCTTTCTTTTTGTTTATCCGCTCCTCATCCGGCAGCTGACCACCCCGTACGGATGGCAATTGTTGCTTTTTGCTTTTGCGGTGATCTGGGGAACCGATACCGGGGCTTATTTTATCGGTTCGGCAATGGGGAAGACCCCGCTTGCCCCCCGGCTCAGCCCCAAAAAAACCGTCGAAGGGGCCGTGGGGGGACTTGTCGTCGGGACGCTCACCGGCGTTATTTTGGGCCTCTTTTTCCAGCTGCCCCTTTTCTGGTTGGTCGGTACCGGAATTTTGGCCAGTTTTGTCGGGCAGATCGGGGATTTGTTTGCCTCTTTTCTGAAGCGGATTGCCGGTGTTAAAGATTCAGGCCGCTTTCTTCCCGGCCACGGCGGCGTCATTGATCGTTTTGACAGTGCCTTGTTTTCCTTACCGGTCGTTTACTACCTGGCTTTATTTCTGCTTAGATAA